In a genomic window of Chrysemys picta bellii isolate R12L10 chromosome 23, ASM1138683v2, whole genome shotgun sequence:
- the COL8A2 gene encoding collagen alpha-2(VIII) chain, whose product MLSEAVSLLLLVAGIRSVSGGGAGGGGYAQVKYMQPMVKGPLGPPFREGKGQYLDMQPLLPMDLKGEPGPPGKPGPRGPPGPPGYPGKPGTGKPGLHGQPGPAGPPGFSGVGKPGIPGLPGKAGMKGMPGLKGEPGLRGEQGQRGLPGPPGLPGPAGISVNGKPGMQGTPGLPGFRGEPGPKGEPGLRGERGLKGENGVGKPGFPGPRGNGGPPGPAGPPGPNGIGKPGFNGLPGAPGGKGEMGPSGAPGINGEPGPMGPRGPPGIDGIGIPGVGGIPGMQGPVGPKGEPGIRGLPGLPGPAGYGKPGLPGLKGDRGQPGIPGAIGDKGEPGMDGEAGEQGPQGVIGSPGVPGSMGLPGKHGLPGLKGEVGLPGPPGIPGMRGDQGPNGFAGKPGVPGERGLPGSQGPPGPTGPKGEPGFTGIPGMPGLTGSLGPKGDAGIPGQPGLRGPSGIPGLQGPSGPMGPQGLPGLKGEPGLPGPPGEGKVGEPGITGPIGPPGIPGTRGLNGPPGPPGPPGPPGAPGVFDETGIAGLHLPDGGVEGAVLGNGKPGKPQYGKGELSARIAPAFTAILTSPFPASGMPVKFDRTLYNGHNAYNPATGIFTCPISGIYYFAYHVHVKGTNVWVALYKNNVPATYTYDEYKKGYLDQASGSAVLELKENDQVWVQMPSDQANGLYSTEYIHSSFSGFLLCPT is encoded by the exons ATGCTCTCCGAAGCTGTCTCATTGCTGCTGCTTGTGGCTGGCATCCGCTCGGTGTCCGGAGGAGGCGCTGGAGGTGGAGGATATGCTCAAGTGAAATACATGCAGCCCATGGTGAAAGGGCCCCTGGGGCCCCCATTCCGGGAAGGCAAAGGGCAGTATCTCG ACATGCAACCGCTCCTGCCGATGGATCTCAAAGGGGAGCCAGGCCCCCCAGGAAAGCCAGGCCCAAGAGGACCTCCAGGCCCCCCAGGCTATCCAGGAAAACCAGGCACTGGGAAACCCGGACTTCATGGccagccaggccctgctgggCCCCCTGGATTTTCTGGTGTTGGCAAACCAGGTATCCCAGGGCTTCCAGGAAAGGCAGGTATGAAAGGGATGCCCGGCCTCAAAGGTGAACCCGGCCTGAGAGGTGAGCAAGGCCAGAGAGGATTACCTGGCCCACCAGGATTGCCTGGGCCAGCAGGCATCTCAGTCAATGGGAAACCAGGCATGCAGGGCACTCCAGGTCTACCAGGATTTCGGGGTGAGCCTGGGCCAAAAGGGGAACCAGGGCTTCGGGGGGAGCGGGGCTTAAAGGGTGAAAATGGTGTTGGGAAGCCAGGGTTTCCGGGTCCCCGAGGAAATGgaggcccccccggccccgctgggcCTCCAGGGCCAAATGGCATTGGGAAACCAGGGTTCAATGGCTTACCAGGTGCTCCAGGGGGGAAAGGCGAGATGGGCCCATCTGGAGCCCCTGGGATCAATGGGGAACCTGGGCCGATGGGGCCACGGGGGCCACCAGGCATTGATGGAATAGGCATCCCGGGCGTCGGAGGGATTCCAGGTATGCAAGGCCCTGTGGGGCCAAAGGGAGAACCCGGGATCCGTGGCCTTCCCGGTTTACCTGGGCCCGCAGGCTATGGGAAACCAGGTTTGCCAGGCTTAAAAGGAGATCGTGGGCAACCTGGGATCCCAGGAGCCATTGGCGACAAAGGGGAACCAGGCATGGATGGGGAAGCAGGCGAGCAGGGCCCGCAGGGTGTCATTGGATCCCCCGGGGTGCCAGGCTCCATGGGCTTGCCAGGCAAACACGGGCTGCCAGGCCTCAAAGGTGAGGTTGGGCTGCCTGGGCCCCCAGGAATACCAGGGATGCGTGGAGACCAAGGGCCAAACGGTTTTGCAGGGAAACCAGGGGTCCCTGGAGAGAGAGGTTTGCCTGGGTCTCAGGGACCACCTGGCCCCACAGGGCCAAAAGGAGAACCAGGGTTCACAGGGATTCCTGGGATGCCAGGGTTAACAGGTAGCCTGGGACCAAAGGGAGATGCAGGAATTCCAGGCCAGCCAGGCCTGAGGGGCCCATCTGGTATTCCAGGCCTACAAGGCCCTTCTGGTCCCATGGGGCCACAGGGCTTACCAGGGCTGAAAGGGGAACCTGGCCTCCCAGGCcctccaggggaggggaaggtaggGGAGCCTGGCATTACAGGACCCATTGGCCCACCTGGAATACCAGGGACACGTGGATTAAACGGACCCCCAGGACCACCAGGGCCGCCTGGTCCCCCCGGGGCACCAGGGGTGTTCGACGAGACAGGCATCGCTGGACTGCACTTGCCGGATGGAGGCGTGGAAGGAGCGGTGTTAGGGAATGGTAAGCCTGGGAAGCCACAATATGGCAAAGGGGAGCTCTCTGCCCGGATAGCACCCGCTTTCACGGCCATCCTGACCTCCCcgttcccagcctctggcatgcCAGTCAAATTCGACAGGACTTTGTACAACGGGCACAACGCCTACAATCCAGCCACTGGGATATTCACCTGCCCCATCTCCGGCATCTATTACTTTGCCTACCACGTGCATGTCAAAGGGACTAATGTCTGGGTGGCACTTTATAAGAACAATGTGCCCGCCACATACACCTACGACGAGTACAAAAAAGGCTACCTGGATCAAGCCTCAGGCAGCGCAGTGCTCGAACTCAAAGAGAATGACCAAGTCTGGGTCCAAATGCCCTCGGACCAAGCCAATGGGCTGTACTCCACAGAATACATCCACTCCTCTTTCTCCGGCTTCCTGCTTTGCCCCACATAA